From one Amaranthus tricolor cultivar Red isolate AtriRed21 chromosome 17, ASM2621246v1, whole genome shotgun sequence genomic stretch:
- the LOC130804552 gene encoding uncharacterized protein LOC130804552 — protein MKQYKSKRVLGSNITSLAVETAAQTCALSPPSTRPVEPVLVPAPSSQSFSSTSTSAKRQRKEEKAIKGLHMSAAMISKQTFRGMYMPSTPFKLQDPTCCTSCGAKLFAFESALFYCSGGEIIIATNNYPTQLIDLFCSQSETAIHFRQYARLYKNMFAFSSLGGSIDARTYKADDDKVPKFLQLYFYDAQYEKDLRSNLFPEIRPDMISLLMEIMDRNPYAQFFRSLRDIDVDENTRIFLNKSLSLDQRVYNAPSSSEVAAIWIDDFPSDDSTSPYIVVWGKSNKSHRIYHYYGCYDPLQYPLLFPSGDCGWHQGIRKCCNGVRKSRRIGKNPISPLLANTAEELLLDKAIVVQDGSKKRKERVSCREYYAYRLQIRPHNYILRTTRLFQQFVVDMYVKIENTRIDYCHNNQTQLRAELYQRIMDTMNAGECSAANVGRRIILPPSFIGGPRDMKKRYLNAMALVQRYSKPDVFLTMNCNPNWIEIKQELAEGEIAQDRSEYPEQFDQFVSAEIPDVSNKYLRSIVLHRIMHGPCGVLDPQFSCMIMENGKPQCKHHYPKEFSAFTTHADDGYPIYRRCNTGETVRVHKVELNNRWVIPYNLYLLAYFDCHINVEICSTIKAVKYLDKYVYKDHDKISFGVGSNCEQQVVDEIQAYQSGRWVSLPEAAWRIFGFDLYDMKLAVMPLQHHVWHSQSKLWNKRKRGTSIGGLAFVAPFEGERYFLRLLLARVAGPCSFADLLTVDGHTCSTFHEAALKCGVVEPDDWIDRCLDDAVTIHMPHALRRLFATILVFLEPSNPTQMWDRSEDILVQRTRDVIDALDAPIPEACNAARKQLNNEQRTAYKCIISHVKRKKPGLFFIDGPGGTGKSFLYCALYAKVRLLNQIVLPTTTSGIAASNMPTGRTTHSRFKLPFDCGQSFTCNVGKQSSVASLIKKSSRIIWDEASMARRARRENIESLDLLLRDLCLPDVPFGGKVVVFGGDFR, from the exons ATGAAACAATACAAAAGCAAACGTGTTTTGGGGAGCAACATCACTTCATTAGCGGTAGAAACAGCTGCACAGACTTGTGCGTTGTCGCCTCCTAGCACTAGACCTGTTGAACCTGTGCTGGTTCCTGCACCGTCTTCACAATCCTTCTCTTCCACTTCCACTTCTGCAAAACGACAACGCAAAG AAGAAAAGGCAATCAAAGGTCTGCATATGAGTGCAGCTATGATATCCAAACAAACATTTAGAG GAATGTACATGCCAAGTACTCCTTTTAAGCTGCAAGACCCCACGTGTTGTACTTCATGTGGTGCCAAGTTGTTTGCTTTCGAATCGGCGCTTTTCTATTGTTCTGGAGGTGAAATTATAATAGCTACTAATAATTATCCTACACAACTCATAGATTTGTTTTGTTCTCAAAGTGAAACTGCAATACATTTTAGGCAGTATGCTCGCCTTTACAAAAATATGTTTGCATTTAGTTCACTTGGAGGGTCTATTGATGCACGCACATACAAGG CTGATGATGATAAGGTGCCTAAATTCTTACAGCTATACTTCTACGATGCTCAATATGAGAAAGATCTTCGTTCCAACTTATTCCCTGAAATTAGACCTGATATGATTAGTTTGTTAATGGAAATCATGGATCGTAACCCATATGCACAATTCTTCCGATCTTTGCGTGATATAGATGTTGACGAGAATACAAGGATTTTCTTGAATAAGAGTTTGAGTTTAGATCAAAGGGTATACAATGCTCCCTCGTCTTCTGAAGTTGCTGCCATTTGGATTGATGATTTTCCATCTGATGATTCAACAAGTCCATATATAGTTGTTTGGGGAAAATCAAACAAGTCTCACCGTATCTATCATTATTATGGATGTTACGATCCCTTACAATATCCATTATTGTTTCCGTCAGGCGATTGTGGTTGGCATCAGGGGATAAGAAAATGTTGTAATGGTGTTCGAAAATCTAGGCGCATTGGTAAAAACCCTATTAGTCCACTATTGGCTAATACTGCGGAAGAATTGCTTTTGGATAAGGCTATAG TTGTGCAAGATGGTTCCAAGAAACGCAAAGAAAGGGTTTCATGTCGAGAATACTATGCTTATAGGCTTCAAATTCGCCCTCACAATTACATTCTTAGAACTACTAGGCTATTTCAGCAGTTCGTTGTGGATATGTATGTGAAAATAGAGAATACCCGAATTGACTATTGCCATAACAACCAAACACAATTACGAGCAGAACTCTATCAAAGGATTATGGACACAATGAATGCTGGTGAATGTAGTGCAGCAAATGTTGGGCGTCGTATCATTCTGCCACCTTCATTTATTGGTGGGCCTAGAGATATGAAGAAGAGATATTTGAATGCTATGGCACTTGTCCAAAGATACAGCAAACCTGATGTATTCCTTACTATGAATTGTAATCCAAACTGGATTGAAATCAAACAAGAGTTAGCTGAAGGTGAAATTGCTCAGGATAGATCAGA GTACCCGGAGCAATTTGATCAATTTGTGAGTGCTGAGATACCAGATGTCTCTAATAAGTACTTACGAAGTATTGTATTACACCGTATCATGCATGGCCCATGTGGAGTATTGGATCCCCAATTCTCTTGTATGATAATGGAAAATGGAAAGCCCCAATGCAAGCATCACTACCCTAAGGAGTTCTCAGCTTTCACCACACATGCAGATGATGGTTATCCTATATACAGAAGATGCAATACCGGCGAGACTGTCCGTGTTCATAAAGTTGAGCTAAATAATCGTTGGGTTATTCCTTATAATCTGTATCTTCTTGCTTATTTTGATTGTCATATAAATGTTGAAATTTGCTCAACAATTAAGGCTGTTAAATATCTTGATAAATATGTATACAAAGACCATGATAAGATTTCATTTGGTGTTGGGTCTAATTGTGAGCAACAAGTGGTTGATGAGATTCAGGCATACCAATCCGGTAGATGGGTTTCGCTGCCCGAAGCTGCGTGGAGAATATTTGGTTTTGACCTGTATGATATGAAACTAGCGGTTATGCCTTTACAG CATCATGTTTGGCATTCACAAAGCAAACTTTGGAACAAACGAAAGCGAGGTACATCAATTGGTGGTCTTGCATTTGTTGCACCGTTCGAAGGTGAACGttattttttaagattattGTTAGCACGCGTAGCTGGTCCATGCTCTTTTGCTGATCTTCTCACAGTTGACGGCCACACATGTTCAACATTCCATGAAGCCGCTTTGAAATGTGGTGTAGTTGAGCCTGATGATTGGATTGATCGATGCTTAGATGACGCAGTTACTATTCACATGCCTCATGCTTTACGAAGGTTGTTTGCCACAATTCTTGTTTTCCTTGAACCGAGTAATCCTACTCAAATGTGGGATAG AAGCGAAGATATTTTGGTACAAAGAACAAGAGATGTTATTGACGCTCTTGATGCTCCTATTCCAGAGGCATGTAATGCTGCAAGGAAACAGctcaacaatgaacaacgaactgCATATAAGTGTATTATTTCTCATGTGAAAAGGAAAAAACCGGGTCTATTTTTCATTGATGGCCCAGGGGGAACTGGCAAGAGCTTTTTATACTGTGCACTGTATGCAAAGGTACGCCTACTCAATCAAATTGTGTTACCGACAACAACTTCTGGTATTGCAGCTTCCAACATGCCTACTGGTCGTACTACGCATTCTAGGTTTAAACTACCATTTGATTGTGGACAATCCTTTACATGTAATGTCGGTAAGCAATCAAGTGTCGCTTCTCTTATTAAGAAAAGTTCACGGATCATATGGGATGAAGCTTCTATGGCTCGTAGAGCTCGTAGAGAGAACATCGAGTCACTTGATTTGCTTTTACGTGATCTATGTTTACCTGATGTTCCCTTTGGTGGTAAGGTTGTTGTTTTTGGTGGTGACTTTCGTTAA
- the LOC130804734 gene encoding LIMR family protein At5g01460 — MGDFNLALLIVAIIVCVLVFVFNVYLLINYQHPDDVNQAYFPKFVVVLGLSVAVISILMLPADVANRHACRHALYNGACQLTLPMKQLWLAIYIIDAVLVFFVIPFAMFYYEGDQDKSVGKRVKSAILWVGATAVVCALVLGILYGLVGKVDFTVRHLSSGVTSFPSSLSLSSGNPCIGSSRQCSAYSAGMASKTTWTMRTTFPEYVVALATVAGSFLFMIFGGVGIACLPLGLIFAFIRRPKAVITRSQYIKEATELGKKARELKKTADALHQEERSGSKGRKWRKNVKAVEKELLLLEEDVKALEEMYPQGEKAETAWAMTVLGYLAKVILGILGLIVSVAWIAHIVIYLIVKPPLSPFLNFVFIKLDDVWGLLGTAAFAFFCFYLLVAVVAGATMLGLRLVFITIHPMKWGATLMNSFLFNVGLILLCSISVIQFCSTAFAYYAQATAAGEIFGHTLQSLRGIKYLYKYNVFQIGFIALAILTFIYYSAFGWRRKKPSGRIQLSS, encoded by the exons ATGGGGGATTTTAACCTAGCATTGCTGATCGTTGCCATTATTGTTTGTGTTTTGGTCTTCGTTTTCAATGTCTACCTTCTTATCAACTATCAGCATCCCGATGATGTCAACCAAGCTTACTTCCCTAAATTCGTTGTCGTTTTGGGACTTTCCGTTGCCGTTATCTCCATTTTGATGCTTCCAGCTGATGTCGCTAATCGGCACGCTTGCCGTCACGCTCTTTATAACGGCGCTTGTCAGTTGACGTTGCCAATGAAGCAACTTTGGCTTGCTATTTACATCATCGACGCTGTTCTTGTCTTTTTTGTTATCCCTTTTGCTATGTTTTACTATGAAGGCGATCAGGACAA GAGTGTCGGAAAACGGGTTAAAAGTGCCATATTGTGGGTGGGTGCAACTGCTGTTGTTTGTGCTCTTGTGTTGGGTATTCTATATG GGTTGGTTGGTAAGGTGGACTTTACTGTTCGACATCTTTCTTCTGGTGTCACTTCATTTCCCAGTTCATTGAGCTTGTCTAGTGGTAATCCATGTATTGGGAGTTCACGACAG TGTTCTGCTTATTCAGCCGGCATGGCATCAAAGACTACATGGACTATGCGAACAACCTTTCCGGAATATGTCGTTGCTCTCGCTACTGTTGCAGGATCTTTTCTTTTCATG ATATTTGGTGGTGTTGGTATTGCTTGTCTACCTTTGGGGCTTATATTTGCTTTCATCAGGCGTCCAAAGGCTGTTATAACTCGCTCACAATATATTAAG GAAGCTACTGAGCTTGGTAAAAAGGCTAGAGAACTGAAGAAAACTGCTGATGCCCTTCATCAAGAAGAAAGAAGTGGCAGCAAGGGGCGAAAATGGCGTAAAAATGTGAAAGCGGTGGAGAAG GAGTTGCTTTTGCTGGAAGAGGATGTAAAGGCTTTGGAAGAGATGTATCCTCAAGGAGAGAAG GCTGAAACTGCTTGGGCTATGACTGTACTGGGATACTTGGCTAAAGTTATATTGGGAATCTTAGG GCTGATTGTTTCAGTGGCTTGGATTGCACATATTGTGATTTATCTGATTGTAAAGCCTCCGCTTTCACCTTTCTTAAACTTTGTCTTCATCAAGTTGGATGATGTATGGG GGCTGCTTGGCACTGCTGCATTTGCATTCTTTTGCTTCTATCTTCTTGTAGCAGTTGTTGCTGGAGCAACTATGCTCGGTCTAAGATTAGTTTTCATCACCATCCATCCAATGAA GTGGGGAGCAACTCTAATGAACTCCTTCTTGTTCAACGTTGGCCTGATCCTTCTTTGCTCCATCAG TGTGATCCAATTCTGTTCCACTGCATTTGCATATTATGCCCAAGCTACAGCTGCTGGTGAAATATTTGGCCACACTTTGCAATCTCTTCGTGGCATCAAATATTTGTACAA GTATAATGTGTTCCAAATTGGCTTTATTGCATTAGCCATTTTGACCTTCATCTACTATTCGGCTTTT GGTTGGCGAAGAAAGAAGCCGTCTGGCAGGATACAACTTTCCTCTTGA
- the LOC130804735 gene encoding E3 ubiquitin-protein ligase APD2-like, whose translation MEDASPITSSISPSNDEGPSSSFSGGPSRLRDHLSEERAVNSPELVQQQSSMSYRVRHSHRQIPSSSVEDPPTDDTLSCVIVILTFWFFVSMTLIMGIFGSENLQLGPYSSILLKPNPLFVHALKVETSKHMKVAPVLYGLYTSPSLDITELWSESVNASVKPESHKEWIYFLNKGSQINISYNVESSSSLLLIVAKGIEGLAEWLEDPSYPDSTMSWNVIHGSGTITQDISRSYEYYVAVGNLNSEDVEVKLNLSIRSSLHKITDSYYKCNLTRGVCNLKIPFPAGNAAVLTTPGPLEVIGSSRENVKLSYEPRWMTYFLGIGGMTSIMLWAFNFLNRIRRNIEDVAENQSGDFGSERAPLLSPKDDDISSLGSSYDSGSQNDEESPEDLEEGCRRLCVICFDAPKDCFFIPCGHCASCFACGVRIAEAAGTCPICRRKMKKVRRIYTV comes from the exons ATGGAGGACGCTTCCCCAATTACCTCATCTATATCTCCGTCCAACGATGAAGGACCGTCAAGTTCGTTTTCTGGCGGTCCTTCGAGGTTACGGGATCATTTGTCGGAGGAAAGAGCAGTGAATTCGCCGGAGCTTGTGCAGCAGCAATCAAGTATGTCGTACCGTGTTCGACACTCACACCGCCAGATTCCATCTTCCAGTGTAGAAGATCCGCCTACTGATGATACTTTGTcttgtgttattgttattctcaCATTTTGGTTCTTTG TGTCTATGACCCTCATCATGGGTATCTTTGGATCCGAAAATTTACAACTTGGTCCATATAGCTCGATTTTGCTAAAGCCTAACCCTTTATTTGtacatgcattaaag gtgGAAACATCAAAGCATATGAAAGTTGCTCCTGTTCTTTATGGCTTGTATACTTCTCCTTCTCTTGACATTACTGAACTGTGGTCTGAATCTGTTAATGCTTCAGTTAAACCAGAGTCTCACAAG GAATGGATTTATTTCTTGAACAAGGGATCTCAAATTAATATATCATACAATGTGGAAAGCTCTTCGTCTTTGTTGCTCATTGTAGCAAAAG GGATTGAAGGACTTGCTGAATGGCTTGAGGACCCATCATATCCGGATAGCACTATGTCATGGAATGTCATACATG GAAGTGGTACTATCACACAGGATATTTCAAGATCTTATGAATATTATGTTGCTGTCGGAAATCTCAACTCTGAAGATGTTGAG GTCAAACTCAACCTCTCTATAAGGTCTTCCTTGCACAAAATTACAGATTCATATTACAAGTGTAATTTGACTCGGGGTGTGTGCAACTTAAAGATTCCTTTCCCAGCTGGAAATGCTGCTGTATTGACTACTCCAGGACCATTAGAG GTTATTGGAAGCAGCAGAGAGAATGTCAAACTATCTTATGAACCACGTTGGATGACATATTTTCTTGGTATAG GTGGGATGACTTCAATCATGTTATGGGCTTTCAACTTTTTGAATAGGATCAGACGTAATATAGAAGATGTTGCTGAAAACCAATCCGGCGACTTTGGGTCGGAGAGAGCTCCACTGCTGTCTCCAAAAGATGATGATATCTCTAGCTTGGGTTCTTCTTATGATTCCGGGTCACAAAATGATGAGGAATCCCCAGAGGACTTGGAAGAAGGATGCAGACGACTCTGTGTTATTTGTTTTGATGCACCTAAAGATTGTTTCTTCATTCCGTGTGGTCACTGTGCATCATGTTTTGCATGTGGAGTAAG AATCGCTGAAGCTGCCGGTACCTGTCCTATATGTCGACGTAAAATGAAGAAGGTTAGAAGGATATATACTGTCTGA